One genomic window of Bacillota bacterium includes the following:
- a CDS encoding sugar transferase, protein MNRKQWALFSLINDIIFINVAIVAAFLLRFSGRLPDFNFQAYTSLALFITVLQAIALYVYDLYDVEKTGDSWDIVSAVIKAVTIGLVLNVFLTFFSRFFSFPRPVFILAWLMQILLLSGWRIMATRFFNIKWPTQRVLIVGNSEPALEIMKELQNRSQWGYEVVGMIDKDEQSVGISVNGTKVLGTLDNLIPIIREHNVNRVIVTSPIAHREMLEDLARSASTNVRLEVIPELYEIYIGRVDHTLVSDIPLIQLTRDPASKWELLLKRIIDISGAALGLLISLPVTTLAAIAIKVTSPGPIIYKQLRVGQWEKAFYIYKFRTMVADAELKTGPVLATEHDERITPVGRILRKYRIDEIPQLLNILKGDMSFVGPRPERPFFVDEFKRNIPGYAERFKVKPGLTGLAQISGGYATTARNKLKYDLIYIYHQSLLLDIQIILKTAKVMLTGHGAR, encoded by the coding sequence ATGAACCGAAAACAGTGGGCTTTGTTTTCTTTAATAAACGATATAATCTTCATCAATGTGGCGATTGTTGCAGCGTTCTTGCTGCGCTTTTCTGGCCGTTTGCCTGATTTTAACTTCCAGGCATATACAAGTCTTGCTCTTTTTATCACAGTGCTACAAGCCATCGCATTATATGTCTATGACCTCTACGATGTTGAGAAGACTGGGGATAGTTGGGATATTGTCTCCGCGGTTATTAAAGCGGTAACTATTGGTCTGGTCTTAAATGTATTCTTGACCTTCTTTAGCCGGTTCTTTTCGTTTCCGAGGCCCGTATTCATCTTAGCTTGGCTAATGCAGATATTGTTGCTAAGCGGCTGGCGGATTATGGCCACGAGGTTTTTTAACATTAAGTGGCCTACCCAACGTGTATTAATAGTTGGAAACAGTGAGCCTGCCTTAGAGATTATGAAGGAGTTGCAAAACCGCAGCCAGTGGGGATACGAAGTCGTGGGCATGATTGACAAAGATGAGCAAAGCGTTGGAATCTCGGTTAATGGCACCAAAGTACTTGGTACGCTCGACAATCTTATTCCGATTATTCGCGAGCATAATGTAAACAGGGTCATTGTAACATCGCCAATCGCTCACCGTGAGATGCTTGAGGATTTGGCACGCTCAGCGTCAACCAACGTGCGGCTTGAAGTAATACCCGAACTCTATGAAATATATATCGGTAGGGTCGATCATACCCTGGTAAGCGATATTCCCCTTATTCAGTTAACCAGAGACCCTGCGAGCAAGTGGGAGTTGCTGCTAAAGAGAATCATCGATATATCGGGTGCAGCTCTAGGACTTCTTATTTCACTCCCAGTAACTACCCTGGCAGCAATAGCTATAAAGGTAACATCTCCCGGACCAATTATCTATAAGCAGCTGAGAGTCGGCCAGTGGGAGAAAGCTTTTTATATCTATAAATTTCGCACGATGGTAGCGGACGCTGAACTTAAGACAGGGCCAGTTCTTGCAACGGAACATGACGAACGAATAACACCGGTTGGCCGAATTCTCCGCAAGTACCGTATAGATGAAATACCGCAGCTTCTAAACATCTTAAAGGGAGACATGAGCTTTGTCGGTCCAAGACCGGAGAGACCGTTTTTCGTTGACGAATTTAAGCGAAATATACCAGGCTATGCAGAGAGGTTTAAAGTCAAACCAGGTCTTACCGGTCTAGCTCAAATTAGCGGCGGTTATGCCACAACTGCCCGAAATAAGCTCAAATACGATTTGATCTATATCTATCACCAGTCGCTTTTACTTGATATTCAGATAATCCTAAAGACGGCTAAAGTGATGTTGACCGGACATGGGGCAAGATAG
- a CDS encoding glycosyltransferase, producing MKVLQVNKLYYPHIGGVENVVRTLVKGLKDKVDVEVLVANEQPKSAVEFVDGVKVTRVASLGRFRSAPMAPGFISQLKKIKSDIYHFHFPNPTGELSFLLAKPKGKLVVTYHSDIVRQKTLLKYYRPFLEKFLDQADRIIAFSPNLIDNSPFLQRVKEKCTVIPFGIDASWLALTPEVKRKAGEIRQKYRPKIAFFLGRLIYYKGVDYLIRAMAEVDGRLIIAGEGELGPELKKLANEIGVRHKIEFVGTLPSEELTAYYHACDLFVLPSIEPSEAYGIVQLEAHACGKPVVSTNLPTGVPFVNKDGVSGIVVSPKDKDALADAINRLFADDELRIRLGAQAKERFEREFTSKIMIERTIKLYEEVLL from the coding sequence ATGAAGGTTTTACAGGTAAACAAGCTTTATTACCCCCACATAGGCGGAGTCGAAAATGTCGTCCGCACGCTGGTAAAAGGATTAAAAGATAAAGTAGACGTAGAAGTGCTTGTAGCCAATGAACAGCCTAAATCAGCCGTCGAGTTTGTTGATGGCGTAAAGGTTACCAGGGTTGCAAGTCTTGGCCGCTTTCGTTCGGCTCCGATGGCGCCAGGATTTATCTCACAGCTTAAGAAAATAAAAAGCGATATCTATCATTTCCATTTTCCAAACCCGACCGGTGAGCTCTCTTTTCTCTTGGCTAAGCCAAAGGGAAAACTTGTTGTAACTTACCATAGCGACATTGTCAGGCAAAAAACGCTGCTTAAATATTATAGACCGTTTTTAGAGAAATTTCTTGACCAGGCTGACCGAATAATCGCGTTTTCGCCAAACCTTATAGATAACTCGCCCTTCCTACAAAGGGTAAAAGAAAAATGCACAGTAATTCCCTTCGGAATAGATGCAAGTTGGCTAGCACTGACCCCAGAGGTCAAACGTAAAGCCGGTGAGATCAGACAAAAATACAGGCCAAAAATAGCATTTTTCCTGGGCCGGCTTATATATTATAAAGGTGTTGATTACTTGATCAGGGCTATGGCTGAGGTTGATGGCAGATTGATTATAGCCGGAGAGGGTGAGCTTGGCCCTGAGCTTAAAAAGCTGGCCAATGAAATCGGTGTTCGGCATAAAATCGAGTTTGTTGGCACCCTACCAAGTGAGGAACTCACGGCTTATTACCATGCCTGCGATTTATTTGTTTTGCCGTCGATTGAGCCCAGTGAGGCATACGGGATAGTGCAGCTGGAGGCGCATGCCTGCGGCAAGCCGGTTGTAAGTACAAACCTGCCCACCGGTGTGCCGTTTGTGAACAAGGATGGAGTCTCAGGAATAGTAGTTTCTCCAAAGGATAAAGACGCTTTAGCCGATGCAATAAATAGGTTATTTGCTGATGATGAACTTCGAATTAGGCTAGGGGCTCAGGCAAAAGAGCGGTTTGAGCGCGAGTTTACAAGTAAAATTATGATTGAGCGAACAATAAAGCTTTATGAAGAAGTCTTATTGTAG
- a CDS encoding NAD(P)/FAD-dependent oxidoreductase has translation MKQKSAIIIGAGPAGLTAAYELLNKTDIKPIIFEMTGDIGGISKTVNYKGNRIDIGGHRFFSKSDRVMQWWQDILPLQGKPSRDDILLERAVPLSKDADAPDPEKTDKVMLIRSRLSRIFFLRKFFDYPVTLNLNTFANLGLVRVARIGLSYIKVRLMPIREERSLEDFFINRFGKELYLTFFKDYTEKVWGIPCSEINPEWGAQRIKGLSITKAVFHALKSIFSKDSSISQKDTETSLIGQFMYPKLGPGQMWEEVVRKIQGKGAEIYLNHQVVEIKPKDNKIAEVKVKDMATGKTKTIKGDYFFSTMPVRELVQAFTEGVPPRVSKIAKGLIYRDFITVGLLLKKLKIKNKTKHKTFNDIIPDNWIYIQERDVKIGRLQVFNNWSPYLVKNENTVWVGLEYFCNEGDELWSMTDKDFTEFAIGELAKIDIIEKSDVLDSMVLRMPKAYPAYFGTYGQFDTIRSFVDKFDNLFLIGRNGMHRYNNMDHSMLTAMVAVENIINGVTTKDNIWAVNAEKEYHEEKAKIVSEKSNIEGGADTSPHLVDISLEKLQAKR, from the coding sequence ATGAAGCAAAAGAGCGCAATAATAATAGGTGCAGGACCGGCAGGCTTAACTGCGGCATATGAATTACTAAACAAGACAGACATCAAGCCAATTATTTTTGAGATGACCGGGGATATTGGCGGTATCTCAAAAACTGTTAATTATAAGGGCAATCGTATAGATATTGGGGGACACAGGTTCTTCTCAAAATCCGATCGAGTAATGCAATGGTGGCAGGATATACTTCCACTTCAAGGCAAACCATCAAGAGATGATATCTTGTTAGAAAGAGCGGTTCCACTCTCAAAAGATGCCGATGCCCCGGATCCAGAAAAAACCGATAAAGTAATGCTAATCCGGAGCCGTCTCTCGAGGATATTTTTCCTGCGCAAGTTCTTTGACTATCCAGTCACTTTGAATCTCAACACATTTGCAAATCTGGGATTAGTCCGTGTTGCAAGAATTGGCTTAAGCTACATTAAGGTTCGGTTAATGCCGATCAGGGAAGAGAGATCGCTAGAGGATTTCTTTATCAATAGATTTGGCAAGGAACTATATCTAACATTTTTTAAAGACTACACGGAGAAGGTCTGGGGAATACCCTGCAGTGAAATTAACCCAGAATGGGGTGCCCAAAGAATAAAGGGCTTGTCTATAACAAAAGCAGTCTTTCATGCACTAAAAAGCATTTTCTCAAAAGACTCATCTATCTCCCAGAAAGATACCGAAACCAGCCTAATTGGGCAGTTTATGTATCCAAAGCTCGGGCCGGGGCAGATGTGGGAAGAAGTCGTAAGGAAGATACAGGGGAAGGGTGCAGAGATATACCTAAATCACCAGGTTGTTGAGATCAAGCCGAAAGATAACAAAATTGCTGAGGTTAAGGTCAAAGACATGGCCACAGGCAAGACAAAGACGATAAAAGGTGACTACTTCTTCTCAACCATGCCCGTAAGAGAGTTAGTACAAGCATTTACTGAAGGTGTTCCCCCCAGGGTTTCTAAAATAGCAAAGGGGCTTATATATCGTGATTTCATAACCGTTGGCCTACTTCTTAAGAAACTCAAAATTAAAAACAAGACAAAGCACAAGACTTTTAATGATATTATCCCGGATAATTGGATTTATATCCAGGAAAGAGACGTTAAAATCGGCAGGCTTCAGGTGTTTAATAACTGGAGCCCGTATCTGGTGAAAAATGAAAATACAGTTTGGGTCGGGCTTGAGTATTTCTGCAACGAAGGTGATGAGCTCTGGTCGATGACTGATAAGGATTTCACCGAATTTGCCATAGGTGAGTTGGCAAAAATCGATATTATCGAAAAGAGCGATGTCCTCGATAGTATGGTTCTTAGGATGCCTAAGGCATATCCGGCCTACTTTGGCACGTATGGACAGTTTGACACAATCAGGTCCTTTGTGGATAAATTCGACAACCTGTTCTTAATTGGAAGAAACGGCATGCACAGGTATAACAACATGGATCATTCCATGCTAACCGCTATGGTTGCAGTTGAGAACATTATAAATGGTGTTACCACGAAGGATAACATATGGGCAGTTAATGCTGAAAAGGAATACCACGAGGAGAAAGCAAAGATTGTCAGTGAAAAAAGCAATATTGAAGGTGGTGCTGATACAAGCCCTCATTTAGTGGACATAAGTTTAGAAAAACTGCAGGCTAAGCGCTGA